From the Kitasatospora atroaurantiaca genome, the window CCGGTGGACGGCGCGTGGCCGTTCACCCCCTCGTGGAACGCGGCCAGCCACATACCGGGCTGTACCGGCTCCTGGGCCGGCTCGGGGACCCTGGAGGGCTCCGGAGCGCCTGTCCGGGAGGGCATGGCGTGGCGGCGGCGCTGCGGCAGGCCGTTCGTGGTCGGCTCGCTCACCCCCGGAATCTCGCTGTCGGCCGGGGCCCGCTCCGGAACGGCCCCCGGGGAGGACCTGAAGGACGACCCCGCGGAGGTGGCGGTTATCGTCCTCGACCCCCACGGCCGCGCTCCGCCTGCCGACCGGGGAACGGTGGCCGGGAACGGCCGGGGGCTGGAGGCGCCGATGCCGTGGGCCCGGCCGGTCGCGGGCGCCGTGGTGATGAGGTCCTGCGGCACGATCAGCACGGCGCGCACGCCGCCGTAGGCGGAGGGCCGCAGCGAGACCTGGAAGCCGTACGCCTGCGCGAGGCGGCCGACCACGGCCAGGCCGAGCCGGGGGGTCTCGCCGAGGTCGTTGAGGTCGATGCCGGCCTGGGCCTCCTTGAGCATCCGCTCGGCGCGGGCCCGGCCCTCCTCGCTCAGGCTCAGGCCGCCGTCCTCGATCTCGATCGCGATGCCGGTCTGCACCTCGACGGCGGTCAGGTGCACGTTGGTCTGCGGCGGCGAGTAGCGGGTCGCGTTGTCCAGCAGCTCGGCGAGCGCGTGGATCAGCGGCTCGGCGGCAGGGCCGACGACGGCGACCTCGGACACCGGGTGCAGTTCCACCCGCTGGTAGTCCAGGATTCGCGAGATGCCGCCGCGCAGCACGCTGTAGAGCGGCACCGCCTTGCCCCACTGCCTGCCGGGGCGGGCGCCACCGAGGACGGCGATGCTGTCCGCGAGGCGGCCGACCAGCG encodes:
- a CDS encoding sensor histidine kinase, yielding MLRAGSSPRGRRSAPVLVWLLPTVMTAAAAVVAASVASTGARAGVVWCGVVGTAAVAVVATEAARRGRALAALRERYAQQESELRHRLARQEAATVQLARVALPEAVARLQRGEFTEDVLKTYESHDGVVGPEFQAARQAVLRTVLEAVDNEEGLRESAQRAFVNIARRVQAIVHRQAQDLREMEDRHGNDPAVFDDLLRLDHGNALVGRLADSIAVLGGARPGRQWGKAVPLYSVLRGGISRILDYQRVELHPVSEVAVVGPAAEPLIHALAELLDNATRYSPPQTNVHLTAVEVQTGIAIEIEDGGLSLSEEGRARAERMLKEAQAGIDLNDLGETPRLGLAVVGRLAQAYGFQVSLRPSAYGGVRAVLIVPQDLITTAPATGRAHGIGASSPRPFPATVPRSAGGARPWGSRTITATSAGSSFRSSPGAVPERAPADSEIPGVSEPTTNGLPQRRRHAMPSRTGAPEPSRVPEPAQEPVQPGMWLAAFHEGVNGHAPSTGAAGHTSDDSSGKGEQ